A genomic window from Herbiconiux aconitum includes:
- a CDS encoding adenosine deaminase produces the protein MTAAPEEYLVPGTGISFNSLPKVSLHDHLDGGLRPATIIELADALSLELPATDEFELGEWFEDSADSGSLPTYLATFDVTIAVMQTREGLTRVAREFVNDLTADGVIYGEVRWAPEQHLTKGLTLDEVVEAVQEGIELGTDDARNDGHSIRVGQLVTAMRHADRGLEIAELAVRHRDRGVVGFDIAGAELGFPPARQLEAFDYLAQNFFPVTVHAGEADGLDSIRGALFHGRALRLGHGVRIAEDIEVERQDDENTYVTLGLLSQWVKDREIALELSPSSNLQTGAIAAWGEELADHPFDLLYQLGFQVTVNTDNRLMSNTTISRELALLTDAFGYDLADIEVFQLNAAAATFLPLEDREDLADAISEGFDEA, from the coding sequence ATGACTGCAGCGCCTGAGGAATACCTCGTCCCCGGAACCGGAATCAGCTTCAATTCGCTTCCCAAAGTGTCCCTCCACGACCACCTCGATGGCGGGCTGCGGCCGGCCACCATCATCGAGCTGGCCGACGCGCTCTCGCTCGAGCTCCCCGCCACCGACGAGTTCGAACTCGGCGAATGGTTCGAAGACAGCGCCGACTCCGGGTCGCTTCCCACCTACCTCGCCACGTTCGACGTCACCATCGCGGTCATGCAGACCCGCGAAGGCCTCACGCGGGTGGCCCGCGAATTCGTGAACGACCTCACCGCCGACGGCGTGATCTACGGCGAGGTGCGCTGGGCGCCCGAGCAGCACCTCACCAAAGGCCTCACCCTCGACGAGGTGGTGGAGGCCGTGCAGGAGGGCATCGAACTCGGAACGGACGACGCCCGGAACGACGGTCACAGCATCCGCGTGGGCCAGCTGGTCACGGCCATGCGGCACGCGGATCGGGGTCTCGAGATCGCCGAACTCGCCGTGCGGCACCGCGACCGCGGCGTCGTGGGCTTCGACATCGCGGGCGCCGAACTCGGCTTCCCGCCGGCCCGCCAGCTCGAGGCGTTCGACTACCTCGCGCAGAACTTCTTCCCGGTCACTGTGCACGCCGGCGAGGCCGACGGTCTCGACAGCATCCGCGGCGCCCTGTTCCACGGCCGCGCGCTGCGGCTCGGGCACGGCGTGCGCATCGCCGAAGACATCGAGGTGGAGCGCCAGGACGACGAGAACACCTACGTCACCCTGGGCCTCCTGTCGCAGTGGGTGAAAGACCGCGAGATCGCCCTCGAGCTCTCGCCGTCGTCGAACCTGCAGACCGGCGCCATCGCGGCCTGGGGCGAGGAGCTCGCCGACCATCCCTTCGACCTGCTCTACCAGCTCGGTTTCCAGGTGACGGTGAACACCGACAACCGCCTCATGAGCAACACCACCATCAGCCGCGAGCTCGCCCTGCTGACGGATGCGTTCGGTTACGACCTCGCCGACATCGAGGTCTTCCAGCTGAACGCGGCCGCCGCGACCTTCCTGCCCCTCGAAGACCGCGAAGACCTCGCCGACGCCATCTCGGAGGGCTTCGACGAGGCCTGA
- a CDS encoding Atu2307/SP_0267 family LLM class monooxygenase, producing MITRLDDHPITFGVDSFGDITTDADGVPFSDAENMRALVEEGVIADRSGIDHFALGEHHIAEMPLSAPDVVLAAIAARTTRIRLGSAVTVLSSDDPVRVFQRYATLDAVSNGRAEVILGRGSSTESFPLFGFDLADYEQLFEEKLDLFAAVRAEQPVTWSGTMRPALPGLPVYPRTASGALPTWVGVGGSPNSVVRAARHGFSLMLAIIGGNPARFTNLSELYRRAGAEFGGPPLPIGVHSPGHVAASDDEAREEFWPFYESFLLDVRRSRGFPPITREYFEREVDRGSLYIGSPETVAQKIAKTMALLGANRFDLKYGMGPMPHAVLAENLRLYGTEVAPRVRELLGV from the coding sequence ATGATCACGCGCCTGGACGACCACCCCATCACCTTCGGCGTCGACTCGTTCGGCGACATCACGACGGATGCCGACGGCGTTCCGTTCAGCGACGCCGAGAACATGCGAGCACTCGTCGAGGAGGGGGTGATCGCCGACCGCTCCGGCATCGACCACTTCGCGCTCGGCGAGCACCACATCGCCGAGATGCCGCTCAGTGCACCCGACGTGGTGCTTGCAGCGATCGCGGCCCGCACCACGCGCATCCGACTCGGTTCAGCGGTCACCGTGCTGAGTTCCGACGACCCGGTGCGGGTGTTCCAGCGCTACGCGACCCTGGATGCCGTCTCGAACGGCCGCGCGGAGGTGATCCTCGGTCGCGGGTCGAGCACCGAGTCGTTCCCGCTCTTCGGCTTCGACCTCGCCGACTACGAGCAGCTCTTCGAGGAGAAGCTCGACCTCTTCGCCGCGGTGCGTGCCGAGCAACCGGTGACCTGGTCGGGAACGATGCGGCCTGCGCTGCCGGGATTGCCGGTGTACCCGCGCACCGCATCCGGAGCTCTGCCCACCTGGGTGGGCGTCGGCGGCAGCCCGAACTCCGTCGTGCGTGCCGCGCGGCACGGCTTCTCGCTGATGCTCGCGATCATCGGAGGCAACCCGGCGCGCTTCACCAACCTCTCCGAGCTCTACCGGCGTGCGGGCGCCGAGTTCGGCGGGCCTCCGCTGCCGATCGGGGTGCACTCCCCCGGGCACGTCGCCGCGAGCGACGACGAGGCGCGCGAGGAGTTCTGGCCCTTCTACGAGAGCTTCCTGCTCGACGTGCGGCGGTCGCGCGGCTTCCCTCCGATCACGCGCGAGTACTTCGAGCGCGAAGTCGATCGTGGATCGCTGTACATCGGCTCGCCGGAGACCGTCGCGCAGAAGATCGCGAAGACCATGGCGCTGCTCGGTGCCAACCGGTTCGACCTGAAATACGGGATGGGTCCGATGCCGCACGCGGTGCTGGCCGAGAACCTCCGGCTCTACGGCACCGAGGTCGCGCCGCGCGTGCGGGAGCTGCTCGGGGTCTGA
- a CDS encoding endonuclease domain-containing protein translates to MSPRSPRPQAFPARPFSVAEARANGVGERRLRAGDLRTPFPGIRVAADTSPLDFVARCRALVARLPPGAAISHASAAALHRLPVPSRVRSERIHALVPPPHRAIRMRGVIGHECPLGADELTDVGGIPVTSVVRTWLDLAGELTASELVATGDHIIHHELPLASRAQLAQAVGTRTSRRGIRALRRALELLDDRAESPRESLLRVLLIEAGFPPPRTQVEVFTAHGHFVARVDLAYPERRIAIEYEGDHHRTDKAQWRKDIIRMRRLHALGWTVIRVTQADLVAPAALLRELRSLVA, encoded by the coding sequence ATGAGTCCGCGATCACCCCGCCCGCAAGCGTTCCCCGCTCGGCCGTTCAGCGTGGCGGAGGCGCGCGCCAACGGTGTCGGCGAGCGACGCCTCCGGGCGGGTGACCTGCGCACGCCGTTCCCGGGCATCCGAGTGGCCGCCGACACATCTCCCCTCGACTTCGTCGCTCGCTGCCGCGCGCTCGTCGCGCGCCTTCCTCCGGGGGCAGCGATCAGTCATGCGAGCGCGGCCGCGCTCCACCGACTGCCGGTGCCGTCGCGAGTGCGGAGCGAGCGCATCCACGCCCTCGTCCCGCCTCCGCATCGGGCGATCCGGATGCGCGGTGTGATCGGGCACGAATGCCCGCTGGGTGCAGACGAGCTCACCGATGTCGGTGGAATCCCGGTCACCTCGGTCGTGCGCACGTGGCTCGATCTGGCCGGCGAGCTGACTGCGTCGGAACTGGTCGCTACCGGCGACCACATCATCCACCATGAATTGCCGCTCGCCAGCCGAGCACAGTTAGCGCAAGCGGTCGGCACCCGAACGTCTCGTCGAGGCATCCGTGCCCTGCGCCGCGCTCTCGAGTTGCTCGACGACCGCGCCGAGTCACCGCGGGAGTCGCTGCTGCGCGTACTCCTCATCGAGGCCGGCTTTCCCCCTCCACGGACTCAGGTCGAAGTCTTCACCGCACACGGCCATTTCGTCGCACGGGTGGATCTCGCCTATCCTGAGCGCCGAATCGCGATCGAATACGAGGGCGACCATCACCGCACCGACAAAGCGCAATGGCGAAAAGACATCATCCGGATGAGGCGCCTGCACGCGCTCGGGTGGACGGTGATCCGCGTGACGCAGGCCGACCTCGTCGCCCCTGCAGCACTTTTGCGCGAGCTGCGCTCGCTCGTCGCGTGA
- a CDS encoding IclR family transcriptional regulator, giving the protein MSAAGPDAHSGSEVVDAPQDAATKSAPDYAVPALEKALDILELLAEQRGGLGQLEIARATDRSASQIFRVLTTLERRGYLHRDRQSGLYTLTLRLFDLAHRQDPLRSLDAAALAPMRRLAEGTRQSCNLSVIDAGRVRVVAQVESPGDFGFRVRVGALFPLESTATGAVIAAYMPSDAAVPGSEGDAAASIRRDGFLVRADPLQPSITDVVFPILGRDGRALAALTVPYVATSLSELPSDRVRDAAAATAAEISANLGL; this is encoded by the coding sequence ATGTCTGCCGCCGGCCCCGATGCCCACTCCGGCTCCGAGGTCGTCGACGCCCCTCAGGATGCCGCCACCAAGTCGGCCCCCGACTACGCCGTGCCCGCCCTGGAGAAGGCTCTCGACATCCTCGAACTGCTCGCCGAGCAGCGCGGCGGTCTCGGGCAGCTCGAGATCGCGCGCGCGACGGATCGTTCGGCCAGTCAGATCTTTCGGGTGCTCACGACCCTCGAGCGCCGCGGCTACCTGCATCGCGACCGCCAGTCGGGGCTCTACACGCTGACCCTGCGCCTGTTCGACCTCGCGCACCGCCAGGACCCGCTGCGCTCGCTCGACGCCGCGGCGCTCGCGCCCATGCGCCGGCTCGCCGAGGGCACGCGGCAGTCGTGCAACCTCAGCGTGATCGATGCCGGACGCGTTCGCGTGGTCGCCCAGGTGGAGAGCCCGGGCGATTTCGGGTTCCGGGTGCGTGTCGGTGCCCTCTTCCCGCTCGAGAGCACGGCCACGGGCGCCGTGATCGCCGCCTACATGCCATCGGATGCCGCGGTGCCGGGCTCCGAGGGAGACGCGGCTGCGAGCATCCGCCGTGACGGATTCCTCGTGCGGGCCGACCCGCTGCAACCCTCGATCACGGATGTCGTGTTTCCCATCCTGGGCCGCGACGGGCGGGCGCTCGCGGCGCTCACCGTGCCCTACGTGGCGACGAGCTTGAGCGAACTGCCGAGCGACCGCGTGCGCGACGCCGCCGCGGCGACCGCCGCCGAGATCAGCGCCAACCTCGGGCTCTGA
- a CDS encoding MarR family winged helix-turn-helix transcriptional regulator, protein MNSYRLSADELATWRSFIEVASDLSTVFGAQLQKEADLSPGDYAVLLALSEADEHHLRSSELAATIAWERSRLSHHLARMEKRDLLRRDECLTDNRGAEIVLTEAGAEAFRRASVPHLKAIKTTFVDALTPAQLHDLAGITAALRDHLENTRS, encoded by the coding sequence ATGAATTCCTACCGGCTCAGCGCAGACGAACTCGCGACCTGGCGGTCTTTCATCGAGGTCGCCTCCGATCTCTCCACCGTGTTCGGCGCGCAATTGCAGAAAGAAGCCGATCTCTCGCCGGGCGACTACGCCGTGCTGCTGGCGCTCTCCGAGGCCGACGAGCACCACCTGCGTTCCTCGGAGCTCGCGGCCACCATCGCCTGGGAGCGGAGCCGCCTCTCGCACCACCTCGCCCGCATGGAGAAGCGCGATCTGCTGCGTCGTGACGAGTGTCTGACCGACAATCGGGGAGCCGAGATCGTGCTCACCGAGGCCGGCGCCGAAGCGTTCCGGCGCGCATCCGTCCCCCACCTCAAGGCGATCAAGACGACGTTCGTCGACGCCCTCACCCCCGCTCAACTGCACGATCTGGCCGGCATCACCGCCGCCCTGCGCGACCACTTGGAGAACACCCGCTCATGA
- a CDS encoding glyoxalase superfamily protein yields MDWKIELVAVPVSDVDRAKAFYVDQVGFIADHDHTVTDELRFVQLTPPGSACSIVLGKGITEMAPGSQKGVQIVVADADAAREHLLANNVPASEVDEQDWGRFVYFSDPDGNTWALQQLPDYAELAKKQAGSYSAT; encoded by the coding sequence ATGGACTGGAAGATCGAACTCGTCGCCGTTCCCGTGAGCGACGTCGACCGCGCGAAGGCCTTTTACGTCGACCAGGTCGGCTTCATCGCCGACCATGACCACACGGTCACCGACGAGCTGCGTTTCGTGCAGCTCACCCCGCCCGGCTCCGCCTGCTCGATCGTGCTCGGCAAAGGCATCACCGAGATGGCGCCCGGTTCGCAGAAGGGCGTGCAGATCGTCGTCGCCGATGCCGACGCCGCGCGCGAGCACCTGCTGGCGAACAACGTGCCCGCCAGTGAGGTCGACGAGCAGGACTGGGGCCGCTTCGTCTACTTCAGCGACCCCGACGGCAACACCTGGGCCCTGCAACAGCTCCCCGACTACGCTGAGCTCGCGAAAAAGCAGGCGGGCAGCTACTCCGCGACCTGA
- a CDS encoding adenosylhomocysteinase, translating to MSTAEQQSTQPSSTDLAEKGAARVEWIRSRMPLLAAMREEFAERQPFAGRRIGMSLHIEPKTAVLLETLQAGGAEIVSTGNHGSTQDDVVAFLLGQGMTVFGSRDDTLEQHHLNLAGVLDAAPDMLLDNGGDLAAGIVARGATASILGGTEETTSGGDRLRSELAGVIPFPVIVINDSLLKAIGENKHAVGQSVVESFMRITNLMVPGRRFVVVGYGWCGRGVAHYLRALGGKVAVVEVDELKAFEAALDGFRVSTAVDVAPWGDVFITATGHADVLTMDAIERMHDGAVLANCGHFPWEIDVAGLRAAAVASREIDDAIERLDFADGRHVILLAGGRMFNLAGREPKGNSLESMDLGFLLQTLSLERVATAAASLAPGAQPVPDDIDRTIARRMLATMHAAE from the coding sequence ATGAGCACCGCAGAGCAGCAGAGCACGCAGCCGTCGTCGACCGATCTCGCAGAGAAGGGCGCCGCCCGCGTGGAGTGGATCCGCTCCCGGATGCCGCTGCTCGCCGCCATGCGCGAGGAGTTCGCCGAGCGGCAACCCTTCGCCGGCCGCCGCATCGGCATGTCGCTGCACATCGAGCCCAAGACGGCGGTGCTGCTCGAGACCCTCCAGGCCGGCGGCGCCGAGATTGTCAGCACCGGCAACCACGGCTCGACCCAAGACGACGTGGTCGCGTTCCTGCTCGGGCAGGGCATGACGGTGTTCGGCTCGCGCGACGACACCCTCGAGCAGCACCACCTCAACCTCGCGGGTGTGCTCGACGCCGCTCCCGACATGCTGCTCGACAACGGGGGAGACCTCGCGGCGGGCATCGTGGCGCGGGGCGCGACCGCGAGCATCCTGGGCGGCACGGAGGAGACGACCTCGGGCGGCGACCGGTTGCGCAGCGAGCTGGCCGGGGTCATCCCGTTCCCCGTCATCGTCATCAACGACAGCCTGCTCAAGGCCATCGGCGAGAACAAGCACGCCGTGGGGCAGTCCGTGGTGGAGAGCTTCATGCGCATCACGAACCTGATGGTTCCGGGCCGTCGGTTCGTGGTGGTGGGGTACGGCTGGTGCGGCCGCGGCGTCGCGCACTACCTTCGTGCGCTCGGCGGCAAGGTCGCCGTGGTCGAAGTCGACGAGCTGAAAGCCTTCGAGGCGGCACTCGACGGGTTCCGGGTGTCGACCGCCGTCGACGTCGCGCCCTGGGGCGACGTGTTCATCACCGCCACCGGCCACGCCGACGTGCTGACGATGGACGCGATCGAGCGGATGCACGACGGTGCCGTTCTCGCGAACTGCGGCCACTTCCCGTGGGAGATCGACGTCGCAGGGCTCCGGGCCGCCGCCGTGGCCTCCCGCGAGATCGACGACGCGATCGAGCGACTGGACTTCGCCGACGGGCGGCACGTCATCCTGCTCGCCGGCGGCCGCATGTTCAACCTCGCCGGCCGCGAGCCGAAAGGCAACTCGCTCGAGTCGATGGACCTCGGGTTTCTCCTGCAGACCCTCTCGCTCGAACGCGTCGCCACCGCGGCGGCATCACTTGCACCAGGCGCCCAGCCGGTTCCCGACGACATCGACCGCACCATCGCACGACGGATGCTCGCGACGATGCACGCGGCGGAGTGA
- a CDS encoding cytidine deaminase gives MSAAVSSTPVDWESLRATALEAMERAYVPYSKFPVGAAAIVDDGRVIAGCNVENASYGLTLCAECALVSALHMSGGGRLVAFTCVDGHGNTLMPCGRCRQLLFEHSAEGMLLETVSGIKTIDEVIPDAFGPRTLIEYREESLAE, from the coding sequence ATGAGTGCTGCTGTTTCTTCGACGCCGGTCGACTGGGAGTCGTTGCGCGCGACCGCTCTCGAGGCCATGGAGAGGGCCTACGTGCCCTACTCCAAGTTCCCCGTGGGCGCGGCCGCCATCGTCGACGACGGGCGGGTGATCGCCGGCTGCAACGTGGAGAACGCCTCGTACGGACTGACGTTGTGCGCCGAATGCGCCCTCGTGTCGGCCCTCCACATGAGCGGGGGCGGGCGGCTCGTGGCGTTCACCTGCGTCGACGGGCACGGAAACACCCTGATGCCCTGCGGGCGGTGTCGGCAGCTGCTGTTCGAGCACTCAGCCGAGGGCATGCTGCTCGAGACGGTCTCGGGCATCAAGACGATCGACGAAGTGATCCCGGATGCGTTCGGGCCCCGCACCCTCATCGAGTACCGCGAGGAGTCCCTCGCGGAGTAG
- a CDS encoding ABC transporter permease, whose translation MTSIATTTRATSPVRDTANVLVRELRPVVRDPFSLIFSLLQPLVFLGLFGPLLVASSGQPASETLQWFVPGILVMIALFGTGTTGANLLFEMQTGSHERTLVAPIARSSLLIGRALKEMVPIIVQAGVIALVTIPFGFSVNPAGMVIGLVLLAVFGLGFGSLSYALALASRNRDWMFWGVQQATIFPLMILSGMLLPLEGGPAWMQVAAAFNPLSYVVTAERALFAGDLSSPAVLWGFVAAIVLAAVGLAVGIRSMKKSR comes from the coding sequence ATGACCTCGATAGCCACCACCACCCGGGCCACCTCACCGGTGCGCGACACCGCGAACGTGCTCGTGCGCGAGCTGCGGCCGGTGGTGCGCGATCCGTTCTCGCTGATCTTCAGCCTGCTGCAGCCACTCGTCTTCCTCGGCCTCTTCGGGCCGCTGCTGGTCGCGAGCTCCGGGCAGCCTGCGAGCGAGACACTGCAGTGGTTCGTGCCGGGCATCCTCGTGATGATCGCCTTGTTCGGCACCGGAACGACCGGCGCGAACCTGCTGTTCGAGATGCAGACCGGCTCGCACGAGCGCACTCTCGTGGCCCCGATCGCGCGCTCGTCGCTGCTGATCGGCCGCGCCCTGAAGGAGATGGTGCCGATCATCGTGCAGGCCGGCGTGATCGCGCTCGTCACGATCCCGTTCGGGTTCAGTGTGAACCCGGCGGGCATGGTGATCGGTCTCGTGCTGCTCGCCGTGTTCGGCCTCGGCTTCGGCTCGCTCAGCTACGCGCTGGCCCTCGCGAGCCGCAACCGCGACTGGATGTTCTGGGGCGTGCAGCAGGCCACGATCTTTCCGCTGATGATCCTCTCGGGCATGCTGCTGCCGCTCGAGGGTGGGCCGGCCTGGATGCAGGTGGCGGCCGCCTTCAATCCGCTCAGCTACGTCGTGACCGCCGAGCGCGCGTTGTTCGCCGGCGACCTCTCCTCGCCCGCGGTGCTCTGGGGCTTCGTGGCGGCGATCGTGCTGGCCGCGGTCGGCCTGGCCGTGGGCATCCGCTCGATGAAGAAATCGCGCTGA
- a CDS encoding thymidine phosphorylase codes for MATEAFDVVDLIRTKRDHGTLTTAEIDWLIDAYTRGFVGDEQMAALAMAILLNGMSRDEIRDLTLAMIASGERMSFAGLGKPTVDKHSTGGVGDEITLPLMPLVASFGVAVPQLSGRGLGHTGGTLDKLESIPGWRASLTNEEMFSQLRDVGGVICAAGSGLAPADKKLYALRDITGTVEAIPLIASSIMSKKIAEGTDSLVLDVKFGSGAFMQDIAKSRELARTMVDLGNDAGVATTALLTNMNVPLGLAIGNANEVRESVEVLAGGGPADVVELTLALASEMLRLAGQPDADVEAALRDGRAMDTWNRVIRAQGGDPTAPLPVPRETHVVVAPSSGVLLRQEALPFGIAAWRLGAGRARASDAVQHAAGVDLHAKPGDTVVAGQPLFTLSADEPERFARALEALEGAYEIGAPAAWTPPAPLVAERIS; via the coding sequence ATGGCCACCGAAGCCTTCGACGTCGTCGACCTCATCCGCACCAAGCGGGATCACGGCACCCTGACGACCGCCGAGATCGACTGGCTGATCGACGCCTACACCCGCGGGTTCGTGGGCGACGAGCAGATGGCGGCACTCGCGATGGCGATCCTGCTGAACGGGATGTCGCGCGACGAGATCCGCGATCTGACGCTGGCGATGATCGCGTCGGGGGAGCGGATGAGCTTCGCCGGGCTCGGCAAGCCGACCGTCGACAAGCACTCCACCGGCGGGGTGGGCGACGAGATCACGTTGCCGCTGATGCCGCTCGTCGCGTCGTTCGGCGTGGCGGTGCCGCAGCTCTCCGGGCGCGGACTCGGGCACACCGGTGGCACGCTCGACAAGCTGGAGTCGATTCCCGGATGGCGGGCCTCCCTCACCAACGAGGAGATGTTCTCGCAGCTGCGTGACGTGGGTGGCGTCATCTGCGCGGCCGGGTCAGGCCTCGCACCGGCCGACAAGAAGCTCTACGCGCTGCGCGACATCACCGGGACGGTCGAGGCGATCCCGCTCATCGCCTCCTCGATCATGTCGAAGAAGATCGCCGAAGGCACCGACTCGCTCGTGCTCGACGTGAAATTCGGCTCGGGCGCGTTCATGCAGGACATCGCCAAGTCGCGGGAGCTGGCGCGCACCATGGTCGATCTAGGCAACGACGCCGGCGTCGCCACCACCGCCCTGCTCACCAACATGAACGTGCCGCTCGGGCTCGCGATCGGCAATGCCAACGAGGTGCGCGAGTCGGTGGAGGTGCTGGCCGGGGGCGGGCCCGCGGATGTCGTGGAACTGACGCTCGCGCTGGCATCCGAGATGCTGCGGCTGGCCGGGCAACCGGATGCCGACGTCGAGGCGGCGCTGCGCGACGGGCGCGCGATGGACACCTGGAACCGGGTCATCCGGGCGCAGGGCGGCGACCCGACGGCGCCGCTGCCGGTGCCGCGGGAGACGCACGTCGTCGTCGCACCTTCCTCCGGCGTTCTGCTCCGGCAGGAGGCGCTGCCGTTCGGCATCGCGGCGTGGCGGCTCGGCGCGGGTCGGGCGCGGGCATCCGATGCTGTGCAGCACGCCGCGGGTGTGGATCTGCACGCGAAGCCGGGCGACACGGTTGTGGCCGGGCAGCCCCTGTTCACCCTGTCGGCCGACGAGCCCGAGCGGTTCGCGCGCGCTCTCGAGGCGCTCGAGGGCGCCTACGAGATCGGCGCGCCGGCGGCCTGGACGCCGCCCGCCCCCCTCGTGGCCGAGCGCATCTCGTAG
- a CDS encoding NADPH-dependent F420 reductase: protein MTESIVPTPTPTPTPTPLRVAVLGTGHIGPAIARAARDAGYDVTVSASGSPERISLIAQVVMPGVEPVWAAEGIGRADVVVLAIPLHRFLAIDAEALRGKIVIDAMNYWAPTDGTLAAFTDSALGTSEIVQRHLAGASVVKTLNHTGYHDLEEDRRPAGDPERRAQGVAGDDPQAVALVSRMVDAMGYDPLVIDGLAGGRILQPGGPAFGARLTLAELEDAVEVDVAA, encoded by the coding sequence ATGACCGAATCGATCGTTCCCACCCCCACCCCCACCCCTACTCCCACCCCACTGCGCGTCGCCGTGCTCGGCACGGGCCACATCGGTCCCGCCATAGCGCGGGCGGCCCGGGATGCGGGCTACGACGTCACCGTCTCGGCGTCGGGTTCGCCGGAGCGCATCTCCCTCATCGCGCAGGTGGTGATGCCGGGAGTCGAGCCCGTCTGGGCAGCCGAGGGCATCGGGCGGGCCGACGTGGTCGTGCTCGCCATCCCGCTGCACCGTTTTCTCGCGATCGACGCCGAGGCGCTGCGGGGCAAGATCGTGATCGACGCGATGAACTACTGGGCGCCCACCGACGGAACGTTGGCAGCCTTCACCGACAGCGCTCTCGGAACCAGCGAGATCGTGCAGCGCCACCTCGCCGGCGCTTCCGTGGTGAAGACCCTCAATCACACGGGCTACCACGACCTCGAAGAAGACCGCCGACCGGCGGGCGACCCGGAGCGGCGCGCTCAGGGCGTCGCCGGCGACGACCCGCAGGCAGTGGCGCTGGTCTCGCGGATGGTGGACGCGATGGGGTACGACCCGCTCGTCATCGACGGCCTCGCGGGCGGACGCATCCTGCAGCCCGGCGGCCCGGCATTCGGTGCGCGGCTGACGCTCGCGGAGCTGGAAGACGCGGTGGAGGTCGACGTCGCGGCCTGA
- a CDS encoding DinB family protein, translated as MAIVPDTKNWTWVLERECPECGFDSSATQASDVPGLLRVNASAWPAVLERDDVAVRPDEATWSDLEYAAHVRDVFRIFLVRLELMLDEDDPEFANWDQDVTAIEERYNEQDPAVVAVELAEAAEALALAFESVPDDAWERKGFRGDGSAFTVDTLARYMVHDPVHHLDDVKG; from the coding sequence ATGGCGATTGTTCCCGACACCAAGAACTGGACCTGGGTGCTCGAACGCGAATGCCCCGAGTGTGGCTTCGACTCGAGCGCCACGCAGGCGAGCGACGTTCCTGGGCTGCTGCGCGTCAACGCCTCGGCGTGGCCCGCGGTGCTCGAACGCGACGACGTCGCCGTGCGGCCCGACGAAGCGACCTGGTCCGACCTCGAGTACGCCGCGCACGTGCGCGACGTCTTCCGCATCTTTTTGGTGCGCCTCGAACTGATGCTCGACGAAGACGATCCCGAGTTCGCGAACTGGGATCAAGACGTCACCGCCATCGAAGAACGCTACAACGAGCAAGATCCGGCGGTCGTGGCCGTCGAACTCGCCGAAGCAGCCGAAGCGCTCGCGCTGGCCTTCGAGTCGGTTCCGGATGACGCGTGGGAGCGCAAAGGCTTCCGTGGCGACGGATCGGCCTTCACCGTCGACACCCTCGCCCGGTACATGGTGCACGACCCTGTGCACCACCTCGACGACGTGAAAGGCTAG
- the uriH gene encoding uridine-preferring nucleoside hydrolase UriH yields MPQKIILDCDPGHDDAIALLLAHGNPSIELLAVTTVVGNQTLEKVTRNALSVARVAGITGVPFAAGCARPLVRAIEVAPDIHGESGLDGPELPPPTLALDPRHAVDLIIDTIMAEEPGTVTLVPTGGLTNIALAARKEPRIVPRVKEVVLMGGGYHGGNWSATSEFNIIIDPEAAHIVFSEPWPLTMVGLDLTHQAIATPTVLERIRSIGTAPAQFVVELLEFFGDSYLEAQGFAHPPVHDPCAVARVIDPSVITVRRAPLAVELAGTHTLGMTVADFRAPAPADCTTQVAVDLDHDKFWDLIVDALERIPG; encoded by the coding sequence GTGCCGCAGAAGATCATCCTGGACTGCGACCCCGGTCACGATGACGCCATCGCGCTGCTGCTGGCGCACGGCAATCCGTCGATCGAGCTGCTCGCCGTCACCACGGTGGTGGGCAACCAGACGCTCGAGAAGGTCACCCGCAACGCGCTCTCGGTGGCGCGCGTCGCGGGCATCACGGGCGTGCCGTTCGCGGCCGGATGCGCCAGGCCGCTGGTGCGGGCCATCGAGGTCGCTCCCGACATCCACGGTGAGTCAGGGCTCGACGGCCCGGAGTTGCCGCCGCCGACGCTCGCGCTCGACCCCCGGCACGCGGTCGATCTCATCATCGACACGATCATGGCCGAGGAGCCGGGCACCGTCACCCTCGTGCCCACGGGCGGCCTCACCAACATCGCCCTCGCCGCCCGTAAGGAACCTCGGATCGTGCCGCGCGTCAAGGAGGTCGTGCTGATGGGCGGCGGCTACCACGGCGGCAACTGGAGTGCCACGAGCGAGTTCAACATCATCATCGATCCCGAAGCCGCGCACATCGTGTTCTCGGAGCCGTGGCCGCTCACCATGGTCGGTCTCGACCTCACCCATCAGGCCATCGCGACGCCGACGGTTCTCGAGCGCATCCGATCGATCGGCACCGCGCCGGCGCAGTTCGTGGTGGAGCTGCTCGAGTTCTTCGGCGACAGCTACCTCGAGGCGCAGGGCTTCGCGCACCCGCCGGTGCACGACCCCTGCGCGGTGGCGCGGGTGATCGACCCTTCGGTCATCACGGTGCGGCGCGCACCTCTGGCGGTCGAGCTCGCCGGAACCCACACGCTCGGGATGACTGTGGCCGACTTCCGCGCGCCCGCCCCCGCCGACTGCACCACGCAGGTGGCCGTAGACCTCGACCACGACAAGTTCTGGGACCTGATCGTGGACGCCCTGGAACGCATCCCGGGCTGA